GGAGCATTGAAAAGTAATTTGTTACGAACTCTGCTTTCTCTTTTAGGTGTAACAATTGGCATTTTTGCCATTATTGGTGTGCTTACTTTTGTGGATGCTTTAGAAAAAGGAATTAAAGGCAGTTTGTCTTTTTTGGGAGAAAGTGTTATTTATGTACAAAAAATGCCTTGGATTTTTGCTTCAGATTATCCGTGGTGGAAATATATAAATCGTCCAGATCCAAGTATGGATGAGTTTCGGTTCTTAGAAAAAAATCTAACACAAGCACAAGCTGTTTCTGTCTTTGCTATTCGTTCAGGTTTTACAGCTAAATACAAAAAAAATAGTCTTTCGGGTTTAGTGGTTCAAGGAATTACGTTTCAACATAATATTGTAAGTGATATTCCTATTGAATATGGTCGTTATTTTACGCAAATTGAAGTAGATAGAGCTGTTGAAGTGGTTATTTTGGGAAATACAGTTGCAAAAGATTTGTTTGGAAATGAAAACGTAGAAAGTGCTATTGATAAAATAATTAAACTAAAGGGCAGAAAGTTTAGAGTTATAGGAATTCTCAAAAAACAAGGTGATAATCTACTAGATGCTCCCAGTAATGATAATATTACCCTAATGCCTTATTATACACTAACCAAAATGATTCCTGAAGGAAAAACAGGAATAAAACCCTCTATTTCTATAAAAGGATTTGATGACGATAAAGATTTACAGAATGTAGAAGGAGAAATTACAGGACTTTTACGAATAAAACGAGGATTACGACCCAAACAAGAAGAAAACTTTGCTTTAAATAGACCAGAACAGTTTGCCGTTTTCTTAGATGGTGTAATTGGCATTCTTACGCTTGCAGGTTGGGCTATTGGTTTCTTTTCAATTTTAGTAGGAGGTTTTGGAATTGCAAATATTATGTTTGTTTCTGTAAAAGAACGCACCTCTCTTATTGGCGTTCAGAAAGCCTTAGGAGCAAAAAAAGGATTTATTCTATGGCAATTTTTATTAGAAGCCATTTTACTCTGTATTATTGGAGGAATTGGAGGACTTATTTTGGTTTCTTTTCTTTCTTTGTTTTCTAGTGATACTTTCATAATTTCTCTATCTATCAAAAATATGATTTTGGGAGTCAGTGTAGCTACTATAATCGGAATCATTGCTGGAATTATCCCTGCTATTTTGGCTGCTCGTTTAGATCCTGTTGAAGCCATGCGCTCAGTTTAGGGTTAATTATAAACAAAAAAAGACTTTTCTACCAAGAATTTTAAGGTTTATTGAACCTATGCTAAAAGTAATAGCATTTTTTTTTTACCTTTGTAAATTATTCATATTCAAAACTACTGATTTCTTTTTTAGTAAAAAATCAAATACATAATTTATATTCATTCCCTTATCTTAAAAATTAAACACACATAATGTACAAACCTAATTTAAAAATTAGTCTACAAATTTCCACTTTCATTTTAGCATTTGTTATGCTGGCAGGTTATACTCGTGCTGATGAAGGTATGTGGTTGCCTATGCTTGTAAAACGCTTGAATGAAGCTGATATGAAAGCAAATGGACTAAAATTGACAGCCGAAGAAATTTATAGTGTAAATAATTCAAGTCTAAAAGATGCTATTTTTGGATTGGGTTATGGTGATCCTTCTTGGAACTTCTGTACTTCAGAAGCAATCTCTTCAAAAGGACTTTTGCTTACAAATCATCACTGTGCTTTTGATATGATTCAGAATCATAGTACAGTAGATAATGATTATTTGACAGATGGTTTTTGGGCAAAATCTCTTGCTGAAGAACTTCCAAACCCAGGAATTACAGCTTCTGTTTTAGTAAAAATGGAAGATGTAACAGAACGTGTAAAAAAAGCTCTTGATGGACTTAGTTTAGATGACCAAGCTCAAAAATTAGAAGAAATCAAAGCTGAAATTATTGCAGAACATACAAAAGACACACATTATAAAGGATACATCAAAGACTTTTTCTATGGAAATGAGTATTATCTTTTTGTGTCAGAAGTATTTTTAGATGTTCGTTTGGTAGGTGCGCCTCCTTCATCAATTGGAAAGTTTGGTGGTGATACAGATAACTGGATGTGGCCTCGTCACACAGGTGATTTTTCTTTACTTCGTGTGTATGCTGGTAAAGATGGAAAACCTGCTGAATATTCTACTGAAAATGTTCCTTTGCAACCAAAACATTCTTTACCTGTCTCTATGAAAGGAGTAGAACAAGGTGATTTTGCTATGGTATTTGGTTTCCCAGGTAGTACACAGCGTTTCAAAACTTCTTATGGTCTTGATGTGGATTATGCTGTTACAAACCCAGCTCGTATAAAATTACGTGAAAGCAGACTTTCACTCATGAAAGAGCAAATGGACGTAGATGCAGCTACACGTATTGCCTATGCTTCAAAATATGCTTCAATCAGTAATTATTACAAATATTTTATCGGACAAAATGCAGGATTAAAACGTCTCAAAACTATCGATAAAAAACGTAAAGAAGAAAAAGAATATCAAACTTGGGCAGATGCTTCTGGTAATGAGGCCTATAGCACAGCTCTTTCTCGTTTAGATAAAGCATATAGTAGTGCTGTTGATTATTCGCTTTGGTCAGCTTATTGGCAGGAAGCTTTCTTCGGAAGTGAAATCATTGAGTTTGGAGCAAGTTTTCTTCAATTACAAAGAACTCTAGCAACAGGAGTAAATGAAGAAAATCAAGAACAAGTAGATGAAATGATTGCAAAATTGAAAGAAGCAACAAAAGAACATTTCAAAGAATACAATGCAACTGTGGATAAAAATGTTACTGGAGCTTTATTGGGAATGTTTTATAAAGATATAGACAAAAAATATCACCCAGAAATATTTGCAAGAATAGCTGGCGAAAATGGAGAAGACTTCAATAAATATGCTAATGTGATTTTTGAAAACTCTGCTTTTGCAACAGAAGAAAAAACAATGAAGTTTTTGGAAAATCCAAATGGAGAAGTTTTGGAAAAAGATCCAGTTATGCAGCTTATTACTTCAGTGGTAGAAACATATTATACAAAGGTAAGACCACAACTAATGGTTTCAAATGAAGAGATTGCTTCTGCTATGAAAGATTATGTAGCTGGTCTTTTGGTTAAAAATAAAGACAAAACATATTACCCTGATGCAAATTCATCTCTTCGTCTTTCTTATGGAAATGTAAAAGATTATTCTCCAAAAGATGGAGTAAAATATCAGTATTTTACAACATTAGAAGGAGTTGCTGAAAAGTATGTCCCTAATGATGATGAGTTTGATGCTCCTAAAGCTCTATTAGAAATGCAAATGTCTAAAGAATATGGAAAATATGCAGATAAAGATGGAACACTTCATGTTGGTTTTATTACAAACAATGACATCACAGGAGGAAACTCTGGAAGTCCTGTAATTAATGGAAATGGAGAACTTATCGGTCTTGCTTTTGATGGAAACTGGGAAGCCATGACAGGTGATTTAGTTTTTGATGAGCAGTATAAACGTTGTATCAATGTAGATATTCGTTATGTACTTTTTTGTATTGATAAATTAGCTGGTGCTTCTCGTCTTATTGATGAAATGAATCTAGTTACTAAAAAAAGTAAATAAATGAGCTTAGATTTTTTCCTAAATCTTTTTTAGATTTACTTATTTACAAAAAAAGACGATGCTAATTTTGGCATCGTCTTTTTTGTTTTCTAGCATTATAAAATGCTATCTAATTTTCAATTGGGTTAAAAATACTTGCTTAGTTTTAAAACTTAAAACGTAGAAAGCCGAGTGCAAATGAAATATTGTTTCCACCACCTTCTATATCTCCAATAAAGGATGAAATATCTTGTGTACTAAATCCTGCCTCATAATGTCCTCTTCGTGCATGATAGGTTAAGCCAAAAGGAATATTAAGATTAAAATCTTGATTTCCTCCTGTACTTAGTCCTGAAGAAATTGTCAGTAATTTGTTTATACGAAGATCGCCACCAATAGCATATAAATTACTCGCTAAACTACCAGGAGCATCTATATTAAGAGGTACAACTACATCAAAGCCTAAATGAGCTGTTTTGAAAAATTCATAACTTCCTCCTACACGCAACATAGCAGGCAATTCATCATCAAATTTTTCGCTGCCTTCCCAAGATAAAGCAGAACCTTCTCCTCCAAGTTGAAATGTTTCAGGAGAGTAGGCAATAAAATTGTAGTTATCAAAACCTGTTCCTTGTGTTTGTGCTAAGATTCCGTCAGTAATATTATATACATTTCCTGTCCAAGACATTTTTCCATAATTAATAAGAGAAGCACCTAGATATAAATTTCTTTTAATAACTATATTAAGACCTAAATCAATTCCGTAACCATTGCCAATAGGTTTGGGTAAAGCAAAACGAGCAAAACCATTTTTAGGTTGATAGCCAACATTAGTTGGGCTAGGAATATCAAAACCTTCTATCGGAAAAGAAGGCGATAAAGCAATGGTTTCACCAATAAAGACATTATTTTGTGACTCCAAATCTATAAGTGTAATACCACTAATATAACGTACTCCCAAACCAGCAAACACTTGGACATTATAACTATCCACTATTTTTTTTCCGTACGCAAAGTTATACTCTCTTGTCCAAAGCATCTGAATAGTAGAATTATTCATAACTTCACCATAGGTTTGTGATTCGCTTTCTGGACGAAAACCAAAAACAACTTGATCTCTTATATCTTGAGATAAATCTTGGCTATTGGAAATAGTTTGTCCATTTGATAGCAAAAGATTCGTAAAATAAGAAGCATTTTGCCCCAAAAATAAAATTTCACTAAGCGTAGAATTAGTTTTACTATAAAAATCTAATCGATCACGGATGCTAAATGCAAAACCACCTAGTTTTTCAGAACTAACATGCATTCCAAATAAAGTAGCATTGATAGTAGTTGAAAGAGAAGCATCGGGCAAATCTTTTGCAGCTTTTTGTTTCTCAGCATAAGTAAGTTGATAGTTGTTTCCATTATTAAAAGCTTTAGGAAAATAGCTCTTCAAAATCTGACTAAATGTTACGTTTTCTGTATAAAAACCAATATTCCCCTCTAAAAAGCCAAATGTAATTTTGGGATCTCTAAAACTTTTACGAATAGCTAAATTAGCAGGATTAACGCCAATAGCTTGATAGTCAGTTGCAAAAGTAGTAGCTACTCCTCCTCGTCCTGTTACTCCATAGGAAGTGAGTTCTTGTCCAAAAAGAGTTGTATTTGCCAGAAAAAATAAAATAAGTATAAAAAATACTTGTTTTACTACAACTGTATGGAATAAATTATTAAAATTTAAAATTTTAGAAAATCTTTGTAGTAGATAAGTTGATTTCATTTATTTGTTGATTAAAATCTTTAACTAAAATCCTAAATGCTATATTAAGATTGATAGACAGAAGTACAGATAAAAGATATTAAGACAGAAAATAGCATCTTGTTTTGCAATTAGTACCAAAAATTACTTAGATTCTCTCAAACAAACAACTTTATTGAAATTTTAATTTTTTATTTTAGAATATACTATAATTTTACTGTCATTAAATAGACTTATTCCTATGTCAAAACTAATTATGAAAAATATTTATCATAGTATCGGACTTATGTCTGGTACTTCATTAGATGGACTTGATATTGCACTTTGCCAGTTTGAAAATCAGATAAAAAATAACCTTTCCTTATGGAACTACAAAATTATCAAAACAGAATTTATAGAATATGACCAAATTTGGAAACAAAAATTACAAAATGCACATCTTCTCTCAGCCTTAGAACTTAAAAGATTAGAAACAGAATGGACACATTTTTTAATAGAAAATATAAATAAATTTGTTTTGCAAAGTGAGGGTTTTGATTTGTCTTCTTTAGATTGTATTTCTTCACACGGACATACTATTTTTCATCAGCCATTGATAAAGAATGATAGAAGAAATCAAGTGAGTGAAGAATTTGGTTTTACATTTCAAATAGGAAATGGAGCTATGTTAGCAGCAAAAACTGGTTTCACAATAGTCTGTGATTTTCGCCAAACAGATGTTGCTTTAGGTGGACAAGGTGCGCCACTTGTTCCGATAGGTGATGAGCTTCTTTTTTCTGATTATGATTTTTGTCTGAATTTGGGAGGAATAGCAAATGTTTCTTTTAATAAGAATAGCAATGAGCATGAAAAGAGTATAAATTCTCGTTTTGCTTTCGATATCTGTCCTTGTAATATGGTGCTAAATTATCTTTCGAACAAAATAGGTTTTGAGTATGATAAAGGAGGAAATTTAGCAAAAGAAGGAAAAATCAATGAAAAAGCACTTCAAAAGTTAAATGCGTTAGATTTTTATAAAGAGGATTATCCTAAATCTTTGGGTAGAGAGTGGGTAGAAGAGTTTGTCTTTCCTTTATTAGAATCACAAATTTCAAATACAAACAAAATAGAAGAGATAATAATTAAAGATTTATTACATACTTGTACCTATCATTCAGCTTTCCAAATTGCAGAAAGCATCAAAAAAATTGAGTTAAACAGCCTATCAAAATCAAAAAAGAAAGTATTGATTACAGGAGGAGGAGCTTATAATGATTTATTAATCAGTTATTTGGAGCAATTATTACCAAAAATTGAAATAGTGAAAGGAGATAAAACACTTATCGCTTACAAAGAAGCTCTAATTTTTGCCTTTTTGGGAGTTTTGAGGTTGAGAGAAGAAACAAATACATTAGCCTCAGTTACAGGAGCAACAAAAAATAGTTGTGGAGGAAGTATTTATTTAGGAGAATCAGAACTACCTATGCTTTCTGGAGTATGAATAACAGGCTGAGAAACAGTTTGAATCATATAGTTTTTCGGTTCAGAATTTTTGGTATGAATAAGTTTATCAGAAGAATTTTCAGTTTCTTGTCTTTCTTGTACCTTCATAAAAAGAGCAAAAATAAACAAAGGTAATATTACAAGAGCTGACCATTGCAAAGCTGTAAGTTTGAATTTTCTTTTGATATTAGAATGATTCATTATAATTATTTTTTGTGTTAGTTGTGTATTTTGTTTTAACAATCAACAGTTTTAAAATCTTTTTTGTTAAAAATTACTCAAAAAAATAGATTTCAAGCAAAATAATAATCAATAAGTTTTATTTGTGTGGTAGGTTGTTAATACAAATTTAAGTGTTTTATTTGAGAATAAAAATTACATTGTGTTTTTTGAGTGGTTTTTCGGTCAAATTAATTTTCTGACTGATGAAATTTTTAATTTAGGTTTGAATCTATTACTCTAAGCACGAAATTTTTTATGAAAAGTAGTTGTCTTAAATTGGTTTTCTACATAAAAGGTCATCACGGTTATTTTTGTATAACAGTCTGGAAGACTGTTGAATTTGATAAAATACTGTTTCTGATGTTCAGACTGGAAGTCTGAACTACCTTAATATAAACCGTGATAAGTTCTATGGAATAAAAATTATAAGACCATTTTTATTTGAATTTGTTTTTGTATAGACAAGTAGAATCAGTCTAAAACTTATTACTAAATAAATTAAATTTGCTTTTTGCTAAATTAATTAGCATTTTTGTAAAGGAATTTAAGAATATTTTTTTTAAATCTGATTTTACTCAAAAATTAATCATCTTTGCAAAGTATTTGATTTATTAAGTAAAAAAGAGATTTTATTCTCTTCTAACAAGAATAAATATAACAAACTAAAGATAAAATATAGAAATTTATATATAAATATGGCTCAAAATACACCTTCTACTGGAAATTCGACTTATAATGAAGACAGTATACGTTCACTAGATTGGCGTGAACACATTCGTCTTCGCCCAGGTATGTATATCGGAAAATTGGGTGATGGTTCGGCACAAGATGATGGAATCTATGTTCTTGTAAAAGAAGTAGTCGATAACTGTATTGACGAATTTGTGATGGGACATGGAAAGCGCATCGAAATCAAAATTGAAGATCATAGAGTTTCAGTTCGTGATTTTGGGCGTGGAATTCCACTCGGAAAAGTCATTGATTGTGTCTCCAAAATTAATACAGGTGCAAAATATGATTCAGAAGCATTTAAAAAATCTGTTGGTCTGAATGGGGTTGGTACAAAGGCTGTCAATGCCCTTTCTACGCATTTTAGTGTAAAATCTACCCGAGAAGGAAAGTCAAAAGTGGCTGAATTTCATCAAGGAGTTTTGAAAAATGATTTGCCTATTGTAGATGAAGATGCAAAAAATGGAACATTTGTAGTTTTTGAACCTGATAATTCTATTTTCAAAAATTATCGTTTTATTCCTGAATATTTGGAAGAACAAATTTGGAATTATGCCTTTCTGAATGCAGGATTGACAATAAACTATAACGGCAAAAATTTCTATTCTAACAAAGGTTTGTATGACCTTTTGATGAGAAAAGTAAATGAAGAGTCATTACGTTATCCAATTATTCATTTAAAAGGAGAAGACATTGAAGTTGCCTTTAGTCATACCAACGATTATGGAGAAGATTATTATTCGTTTGTAAACGGACAATATACTACACAAGGAGGAACGCATTTAGCAGCTTTTAGAGAGGCGATGGTAAAGACAATTCGTGATTTTTATGGTAAAAGTTTTGATGCGTCAGATATTCGTCAGTCAATAGCTGGTGCAATTGCAATAAAAGTTCAAGAACCTGTTTTTGAATCTCAAACTAAGACAAAATTAGGCTCTCAAAATATTTCTCCAGATTCAAATTCACCTAGTGTACGTCATTTCATTAATGATTTTCTTAGAAAAGAACTAGATAATTATCTACATAAAAATCCAACGGTTGCAGATGCTATTTTGAAGCGAATTTTGCAATCTGAAAGAGAACGCAAAGAAATTTCAGGTATTAAGAAAATTGCTAATGAAAGAGCAAAGAAAGCAAGTGTTCACAATAAAAAATTGCGTGATTGTCGTGTTCATTTTGACGACAACAAAGGCGATGAGGAAATAAAAAGACAGACAACTATTTTTATTACCGAGGGAGATTCGGCAAGTGGAAGTCTTACCAAGGCTAGAAATGTACAAACACAAGCTGTTTTTTCACTTCGTGGAAAGCCATTGAATTGTTTTAGTCAAACCAAAAAAGTAGTTTATGAAAATGAAGAATTTAATCTTCTTTTCCACGCTTTAAATATTGAAGATGGATTAGATGGACTTCGTTTTAATAGAATTGTTTTAGCAACGGATGCCGATATTGATGGAATGCACATTCGACTACTTATGATGACTTTCTTTTTACATTTCTTCCCTGATTTAGTAAAAAAAGGACATTTACATATTTTAGAAACACCATTATTTAGAGTTCGAAATAAAAAGGAAACTATCTATTGTTATTCAGAAGAAGAAAAACAAACGGCTATAAATAAATTAGGCAAACAAGCCGAAATTACACGATTCAAAGGTTTGGGAGAGATTTCACCTGACGAATTTGGACAGTTTATAGATGAAAATATGAGACTCCAGCCTGTAATTTTGAATAAATCGACTTCTATTTCAGATCTTCTGACTTATTATATGGGCAAAAATACTCGTGAACGTCAAGAGTTTATTATCGATAACTTGAAAGTAGAAAAAGATGCAGTCGAAGATGAAGAGGGAAATAAAATTGAAGTTATTGTTCAAGGTGATTTAGAAACTGTTTAAATTTTCTGTAATTCATAATATCAAACCCTAAGGGACTTCGAAGACCCTTAGGGTTTTTGATGCAATCTTTTTGATTAAACTAAAATTCATTTTATCTTTAATCCTTCAATAATTTCAAAAACACACATATTTCAAAAAAAATGTACACCAACTACGAAGTCAAAAACCGAATTGCTTTTATTACACTCAATCGTCCAGAAAAAAGAAATGCCTTTAGTGATGAATTGGTAGAAGAACTAAAAACCAACTTTTCGAAAGCTGAAAATGACTCAACTGTAAAAGTTATAGTTTTGAAGGCAAATGGTGATGTTTTTTGTGCAGGTGCAGATTTGGGGTATTTACAGACACTCCAAACAAATTCTTATCAAGAAAATTTAGGTGACTCTTCTTCTTTGAAAGATTTGTATGAGCAGATTTATATGCTTTCAAAACCTACTGTTGCACAAGTACAAGGTCATGCACTGGCTGGTGGTTGTGGTTTGGTGTCAGTTTGTGATTTTGTTTTTTCTGTTCCGAAGGCAAAATATGGCTATACAGAAGTAAAAATCGGTTTTGTTCCTGCGATTGTGATGTATTTTCTGATTCGCAAAATTGGAGAAGCTCGTGCAAGACATTTACTCATTTCTGGAAATCTTATCAAAGCCGAAAAAGCCGAGCAGTATGGAATTGTTACCGAAATTGTAGAAGCTGAAGACTTAGAACAAACCGTTTTAGATTTTTGTCAGAATATCTGTGATACAAATTCTGCGCAAGCGATGGCACTTACAAAACAAGCTATTTTGGATGTACAGGAAAAAACGATTCCAGATGCGCTTCGTTATGCTGCCGAACTTAATGCAAAAGCAAGAATGACAGAAGATTGTAAAAAAGGAATTGGTGCTTTTTTGAATAAAGAAAAAATTAGTTGGTAAATCATTATGTAGCATACTCTTTAGAGTGTGAAATTGTAATATAAAACAAAAAGGAATTTGATAAAATCTATCAAATTTCTTTTTTATTGAATTTATTTTACTCAAAAAAAGGAAAAACATGTTCATTCATAAATTTGTGTAATTCTTTTCTTTTTTTCTTTGAACTTAACTTTTCTATTTGACTTTGATAATCTCGTCTTAGATTTACTTGATAATCAGATTTTCGTTTTTCTAAATAAGGAATCCAAGCAGAATGTAAAGTAAAAAAATAGATAAGTGAAGGGTGATGTAAAATACAAATAGCTCCTTTTTTCAGATTAGCAGCATCAAAAATCCAAATTTCACGTTCATAATTTGTATCTGGTTTTTGTCCTTTGCCATTTACCATCATACAAAAAATATAGCCATCAATAGAAGGTGATATTGATTTGTCAGAATTTGCTTTTGTTTCTTTGCGAGGTATAAATTGTAAAGAACGAATTTCATAGTTTTTAGGGAATTCATAAAAATCTATTATTTCCATCTTTTCAGTATCCAAACAAGTAAGCGTTGCAGGAATTTCTTGTAAGGTATAATTTTCTATGTCTTTTAAAGGAACAATTCTATTTGGATAATTTTTATAAGAATTATAGACAAAACGGGTAAGTCGGCGATGTTCTATTCCAGAACATTGCCAATAAATATGTTGTATTTTGGAATGAGGAACAGACTCAGAAATAATATCTCTATGGGTATATAAACCTACTCCCCAAGTATGTGCGCCTACTTTTTGAGGTTGTTCTGTATCTTTTTCTTGTTTGATATTTCCAATATTGTGATAGAGTTCTTTTTTGATAAATTTTTCATTTTCTACATCAATCACAAACTTTCCCATTCTTGCTATATCCATTTCTCCAACAGCTAAAATACCTGCTGTTCCTTCTTCAATAGGAGTATCTTTTGGAAAGTTTACAATTTTATCATAATAACGAACCCATTCAGACAAGCATGCCCCTGCATTATTTGCAGTATAAAAGGTTATTTGTCCATTTGGATTTTCATAATTAGTTGTGAAATGTATGGTTTCAAGTGGAATGTGAAATTGTTTTACTTTTACAGTATCAATATCTTCTGTCAAATCTTGCCTTCTGACAATATACATTTTGGTATAAGGAAGTTGTTTGCTGGCGACAAGTTCACGCAATATTTTATTAAAATTTGGATTTTGAGGAAATGGATTATTCATCAGAACATCCAATCCTACCTTAAAAGAAGCATCAATCAATAAAATATAATCTTTACTTAGACTAGTTTGGTGCATACATTGAAGAATATTAATAGGTGTTCCGTCTTCTTGTGTAAGTTTCCAAGTGTGTATTGCTTCATCTCCTTCCCATTTCATAAGGTATAAAATCGGTTCTGTTGTTGTTTTTAAATTTGTTAGATTTTTGAATCTATTTTTAATCCAAGTGGAAGTCTTTTGAACAAAGCTAATTTCGTCATCTATATTTACTCTACTTTGGTTATAATCAGCTTTGCTATGAAGTTTAGTAAAATAACTATAAATTTCATTTTTTGAAACTTCATTTGCTCTCAAAACAGCATGTTTAAAATGATTTTTGATAGATGTTCTTTTTTGAATCAAGCCTTCACCAATCCGAATTAGGGAAGCTACATTTTTCGAACCTTTTACATAATTGACTGTAAATATTTCTTTTGTAATTGGGTCAAAACTAGGATGTGCGCTAGTTTGATGAATAGGGAAAATCCAATCTATAAAAGGAACATTTTTGGCTTGCCATTGCTCATTTGTACCAATAGGAGTAATGACTTTTAATGTATTTATATCAATTTCAAAAGGTCGTCCCAAATCTGAAGTGGCAAGCATTCTAATACAATCGTCATTTTTTGTTTTGAAAGGTGTAAGAGCTGTACTTAATAAATTTCTTGCACCTAATTCGAAGGAAATACGAGAAATACCCATATTTGAGAAGCCATATTTTTTATTTCGTGCCGAACCTTGTTTTGAAGCTATATCAGCATAATAGGAAGGAGGTTTTAACAAACGAGATTTGAGATTTACTTTTCCTGTTTTATCAAAATCAAAACGAAAAACCATACTATCTCCATTCAGAATAGGACTTCCATATTCTGAATTTGCTTTTCCATCAGAAGTAGTTTTTGGATAGGGCAGACCATTAGAGTTTACTGAACCAACAGAAGAATTGACAAATATATGTCCAAAAATATCAGTAGGAATGTTTCCTTCTTTGACTAAAAGTTCGATATCTAATTCTTCTCTACTTGCAGAAACTAATGGTTGCATAAATGATGTAAGGTATATAGATAGTTGTTTAAAATTTTTATTTTTAAAATAGAAATAAAAATGTAAAATTCGGACTATTTTCGAATAAAAAAAAGGAATTTGATATTTTTTATCAAATTCCTTTTTTTGTCTCTTACTCTGAATGTAGATATTTAAAAACACATAAACAAAGAGTTACCTCACAAACAAAAGTTCACGATATTTAGGAAGTTGCCACATTTCATCATCGACAAACTGCTCTAATTTATCAGTTTCATAACGAATTTTATCAAAATAAGGCTTTATTTTGTTGCAATAAGCATCTGCTCCTTCTGTTGGCTCTAGTAGGTTTGCTTTCTTGCGTTCGTTTATCATTTCTTTAACGAGGTTGGTAGCTTTATTGACATGTTTAGCAATTCTACGAGCTGTATCAGTTATCATTTCCAAATCATCATCCAAACCAATTTTTTGCATTTTATGGATTGTTTCGGTAAGTTCTCCCAAATATTTCATAGCAGAAGGAATAACATGATTTATTGTCAAGTCGCCTATCAAACGAGATTCAATCTGAACTTGGTGCAAGTAATTTTCTAAATGAATTTCTTGACGTGCTTCAATTTCTTGTTCTGTCAAGATAGCATTATCTGTAAATAATTTTCTTCCTTTTTTAGTAAGATTAGCTGTAAGAGCTTCCGGAGTCGTTCTTAAATTAGAAAGACCTCGTTTTTTAGCTTCTTCTGCCCACTCATCACTATAATTATTGCCTTCAAAACGAATTGCTTTTGATTCTTTGATATAACGACGAAGAACA
This is a stretch of genomic DNA from Bernardetia sp. MNP-M8. It encodes these proteins:
- a CDS encoding S46 family peptidase — encoded protein: MYKPNLKISLQISTFILAFVMLAGYTRADEGMWLPMLVKRLNEADMKANGLKLTAEEIYSVNNSSLKDAIFGLGYGDPSWNFCTSEAISSKGLLLTNHHCAFDMIQNHSTVDNDYLTDGFWAKSLAEELPNPGITASVLVKMEDVTERVKKALDGLSLDDQAQKLEEIKAEIIAEHTKDTHYKGYIKDFFYGNEYYLFVSEVFLDVRLVGAPPSSIGKFGGDTDNWMWPRHTGDFSLLRVYAGKDGKPAEYSTENVPLQPKHSLPVSMKGVEQGDFAMVFGFPGSTQRFKTSYGLDVDYAVTNPARIKLRESRLSLMKEQMDVDAATRIAYASKYASISNYYKYFIGQNAGLKRLKTIDKKRKEEKEYQTWADASGNEAYSTALSRLDKAYSSAVDYSLWSAYWQEAFFGSEIIEFGASFLQLQRTLATGVNEENQEQVDEMIAKLKEATKEHFKEYNATVDKNVTGALLGMFYKDIDKKYHPEIFARIAGENGEDFNKYANVIFENSAFATEEKTMKFLENPNGEVLEKDPVMQLITSVVETYYTKVRPQLMVSNEEIASAMKDYVAGLLVKNKDKTYYPDANSSLRLSYGNVKDYSPKDGVKYQYFTTLEGVAEKYVPNDDEFDAPKALLEMQMSKEYGKYADKDGTLHVGFITNNDITGGNSGSPVINGNGELIGLAFDGNWEAMTGDLVFDEQYKRCINVDIRYVLFCIDKLAGASRLIDEMNLVTKKSK
- a CDS encoding anhydro-N-acetylmuramic acid kinase → MKNIYHSIGLMSGTSLDGLDIALCQFENQIKNNLSLWNYKIIKTEFIEYDQIWKQKLQNAHLLSALELKRLETEWTHFLIENINKFVLQSEGFDLSSLDCISSHGHTIFHQPLIKNDRRNQVSEEFGFTFQIGNGAMLAAKTGFTIVCDFRQTDVALGGQGAPLVPIGDELLFSDYDFCLNLGGIANVSFNKNSNEHEKSINSRFAFDICPCNMVLNYLSNKIGFEYDKGGNLAKEGKINEKALQKLNALDFYKEDYPKSLGREWVEEFVFPLLESQISNTNKIEEIIIKDLLHTCTYHSAFQIAESIKKIELNSLSKSKKKVLITGGGAYNDLLISYLEQLLPKIEIVKGDKTLIAYKEALIFAFLGVLRLREETNTLASVTGATKNSCGGSIYLGESELPMLSGV
- a CDS encoding ABC transporter permease translates to MNFSLWLESLSMALGALKSNLLRTLLSLLGVTIGIFAIIGVLTFVDALEKGIKGSLSFLGESVIYVQKMPWIFASDYPWWKYINRPDPSMDEFRFLEKNLTQAQAVSVFAIRSGFTAKYKKNSLSGLVVQGITFQHNIVSDIPIEYGRYFTQIEVDRAVEVVILGNTVAKDLFGNENVESAIDKIIKLKGRKFRVIGILKKQGDNLLDAPSNDNITLMPYYTLTKMIPEGKTGIKPSISIKGFDDDKDLQNVEGEITGLLRIKRGLRPKQEENFALNRPEQFAVFLDGVIGILTLAGWAIGFFSILVGGFGIANIMFVSVKERTSLIGVQKALGAKKGFILWQFLLEAILLCIIGGIGGLILVSFLSLFSSDTFIISLSIKNMILGVSVATIIGIIAGIIPAILAARLDPVEAMRSV
- a CDS encoding DUF5723 family protein, which translates into the protein MKSTYLLQRFSKILNFNNLFHTVVVKQVFFILILFFLANTTLFGQELTSYGVTGRGGVATTFATDYQAIGVNPANLAIRKSFRDPKITFGFLEGNIGFYTENVTFSQILKSYFPKAFNNGNNYQLTYAEKQKAAKDLPDASLSTTINATLFGMHVSSEKLGGFAFSIRDRLDFYSKTNSTLSEILFLGQNASYFTNLLLSNGQTISNSQDLSQDIRDQVVFGFRPESESQTYGEVMNNSTIQMLWTREYNFAYGKKIVDSYNVQVFAGLGVRYISGITLIDLESQNNVFIGETIALSPSFPIEGFDIPSPTNVGYQPKNGFARFALPKPIGNGYGIDLGLNIVIKRNLYLGASLINYGKMSWTGNVYNITDGILAQTQGTGFDNYNFIAYSPETFQLGGEGSALSWEGSEKFDDELPAMLRVGGSYEFFKTAHLGFDVVVPLNIDAPGSLASNLYAIGGDLRINKLLTISSGLSTGGNQDFNLNIPFGLTYHARRGHYEAGFSTQDISSFIGDIEGGGNNISFALGFLRFKF